From Penicillium psychrofluorescens genome assembly, chromosome: 1, one genomic window encodes:
- a CDS encoding uncharacterized protein (ID:PFLUO_000996-T1.cds;~source:funannotate): protein MQTRMCPDDVAWEQAEEISDNWLAQFLKNDVLRPIGNFVLDHNEGIGTEFAILKKGSYNISLRLKDENEATIIRLSQPGAVFFPEEKVVNEVAMMRFLTDKTSIPIPFIHHSGTKKESPLELSPFIIMDYIEHETKMYDALNTPGCPTDERGILDSAIDEDRLEMLYGQLAGILLQLFTPSLPRIGSLSQIDDFTWEVTRRPLSMNMNKLVRLGSLPRSKLPDLRTTFTTTSSYVEALADLNMEHLVHQRNDSVESADDCRRKFVARRLFCKLARDKRLTDPLLEEGPFKIWCDDLRPANVLLHENLKIAGVVDWEFTYAAPAEFSYAPPWWLLIERPEYWLEGLEDWTRTFDYRLKTFLKVMTEYEDSAIQQGRLKEDQRLSGHMCQSWESGDFWVIYAALHSFAFDVIYWQKIDPPFFGPPENPEGAWKERLDLLDEKEKYEMEQLVARKLKEMNTRILAWDPDEYTVAFSQQLKRQREEADEAHTIHKAVDNEVENKGNETGTSGFSETHTLSDKLAATHLSN, encoded by the coding sequence ATGCAAACTCGAATGTGCCCTGACGATGTAGCCTGGGAACAAGCCGAGGAAATATCTGACAATTGGCTGGCTCAATTTCTCAAAAATGACGTCTTGAGACCGATCGGAAATTTTGTGCTCGATCACAATGAAGGCATTGGGACCGAGTTTGCCATACTCAAAAAAGGCTCTTATAACATCTCGTTGCGATTGAAGGACGAAAATGAAGCCACGATTATCCGTTTGTCGCAGCCCGGTGCCGTTTTTTTCCCTGAGGAGAAAGTCGTGAATGAGGTTGCTATGATGCGGTTTCTCACGGACAAGACATCAATACCCATTCCTTTTATTCACCACTCGGGAACAAAGAAGGAGAGCCCCCTCGAACTGAGTCCATTTATTATAATGGATTATATCGAACATGAAACGAAAATGTACGACGCCCTCAATACTCCGGGATGTCCAACAGATGAGCGCGGAATTCTGGACTCGGCTATCGACGAAGATCGACTTGAAATGCTATATGGGCAGCTAGCGGGTATCCTGCTTCAGCTTTTCACTCCCTCCTTGCCTCGAATAGGATCTCTTAGCCAGATCGATGACTTCACCTGGGAAGTAACACGTAGGCCTTTGTCTATGAACATGAATAAACTTGTCCGATTGGGAAGCTTGCCTCGATCGAAACTTCCCGATCTACGTACTACATTCACTACAACTTCGTCATATGTCGAAGCTCTCGCGGACCTTAACATGGAACATCTCGTACACCAACGAAACGATTCTGTGGAGTCCGCAGACGACTGTCGGCGGAAATTTGTGGCAAGGCGGCTTTTTTGTAAGCTTGCCAGGGACAAGCGACTCACCGATCCTTTGCTCGAGGAAGGGCCCTTCAAAATATGGTGTGATGATTTGCGCCCGGCTAATGTGCTCCTTCATGAGAATTTGAAAATTGCCGGCGTGGTAGACTGGGAGTTCACATACGCAGCACCCGCTGAATTTTCTTATGCGCCGCCTTGGTGGTTGCTTATTGAGAGGCCTGAGTACTGGCTAGAAGGCCTTGAGGACTGGACAAGAACGTTCGATTATCGCCTGAAGACATTCCTTAAGGTGATGACAGAGTATGAAGACAGCGCGATCCAACAGGGTCGGTTGAAAGAGGACCAGCGGCTCTCCGGCCATATGTGTCAGAGCTGGGAGAGTGGGGATTTCTGGGTTATTTATGCAGCGTTGCATAGTTTTGCCTTTGATGTAATCTACTGGCAGAAGATCGACCCACCCTTTTTCGGACCTCCTGAGAACCCTGAGGGAGCatggaaagaaagactcGACCTCCtggatgaaaaggaaaaataTGAGATGGAACAACTGGTGGCGCGGAagctgaaggagatgaaTACCAGGATTCTGGCGTGGGACCCGGATGAGTATACTGTGGCTTTTAGCCAGCAATTaaagagacagagagaagaagcagatgaagcGCATACTATCCACAAGGCTGTGGACAACGAGGTGGAGAATAAGGGCAATGAGACCGGAACCTCCGGTTTCTCGGAGACGCATACATTAAGTGATAAGCTGGCCGCCACCCATTTGTCTAACTAG
- a CDS encoding uncharacterized protein (ID:PFLUO_000997-T1.cds;~source:funannotate), which produces MPELEYSSDSAHAQASFRLADGLGYALQQNHRSVIRLNLQHFLWRQVFGFHIHPSVPTDLEMIVDVGCGTALWLIDVSRQFPHSQLDGLDIDLTQAPHPKWLPANVHLHSWDIFTDVPAGLEAKYDLLHVRLLVLVLSGLDPMPVLRHFLQLVKPGGYLQWDELDTVNMSIKKVDPSLSAPALQEIKDASHAGGRHDWVLELPRLLIEAGFQDAKIHFYDDPPELVRAFNDQHLLTMEEFATKLASKGQTEAATRFTHLVQSAYQECVNGAALCFPRVVVVARRPISS; this is translated from the coding sequence ATGCCTGAATTGGAGTATTCCTCCGACAGCGCCCACGCCCAGGCTAGTTTCCGTCTCGCAGACGGGCTGGGATATGCTCTTCAACAGAATCACCGCTCGGTCATTAGACTGAACTTACAACACTTCCTTTGGCGCCAAGTATTTGGTTTCCACATTCATCCTTCCGTCCCCACAGATCTCGAGATGATTGTTGATGTGGGTTGCGGGACTGCCTTGTGGTTGATCGATGTTTCCCGCCAATTCCCCCACTCCCAACTCGACGGGCTCGATATTGATCTGACCCAAGCCCCCCACCCGAAATGGCTACCCGCCAATGTCCATCTTCATTCTTGGGATATTTTCACGGACGTGCCCGCGGGCTTAGAGGCCAAATATGACCTCTTGCATGTCCGACTTCTCGTGCTAGTGCTTTCTGGTCTGGATCCCATGCCCGTGTTACGTCATTTTTTGCAACTGGTCAAACCAGGCGGCTATCTCCAGTGGGATGAATTAGATACGGTGAATATGAGTATTAAAAAAGTGGATCCGTCCTTGAGCGCTCCTGCGTTGCAAGAAATCAAGGACGCATCGCATGCAGGTGGACGCCATGACTGGGTCTTGGAATTGCCCCGTCTGCTAATCGAGGCCGGGTTTCAAGACGCTAAGATTCACTTTTACGATGACCCGCCCGAATTAGTCCGTGCGTTTAATGATCAACACCTCTTGACAATGGAGGAGTTCGCGACCAAGTTGGCAAGCAAGGGCCAGACGGAGGCCGCCACTCGATTTACTCATTTGGTGCAGTCTGCTTATCAGGAGTGTGTGAATGGCGCGGCCTTATGCTTTCCTCGTGTGGTGGTTGTGGCGCGACGGCCTATTTCATCCTAG
- a CDS encoding uncharacterized protein (ID:PFLUO_000998-T1.cds;~source:funannotate) — protein sequence MADIEETYTTRTFNSLPDLHHAQDSFISKGGPDLVNNVLRPLIVQHKLESALGIGLLHRHFDLSGEEKLVEFNNISTPWKHQQGYNHTGGQILPCAWMIDGNSLVPYEFYFSPLRRDTRIDFGVMTLFLEEFIRCIKDSGLDMVFVFFLTSVLLGRWKSLKE from the coding sequence ATGGCTGATATTGAGGAGACTTACACCACTCGAACTTTCAATTCCTTGCCTGACCTGCACCATGCGCAGGACAGCTTCATTTCCAAAGGTGGCCCCGACCTGGTCAACAATGTCCTAAGACCCTTAATCGTCCAGCATAAATTGGAGTCGGCTCTTGGGATTGGTCTATTGCACCGTCACTTTGATCTTTCAGGCGAGGAGAAGTTGGTGGAGTTTAATAATATATCAACACCCTGGAAGCACCAGCAAGGCTACAACCATACCGGAGGCCAAATTTTACCTTGTGCCTGGATGATTGATGGCAACAGTCTCGTTCCATATGAGTTTTATTTCTCGCCCCTTAGGCGTGATACGAGAATCGATTTCGGTGTAATGACTTTGTTCCTGGAAGAGTTCATCCGGTGCATCAAAGATTCAGGACTGGACATGGTCTTCGTCTTTTTCCTCACCTCGGTTTTACTGGGACGCTGGAAATCACTGAAGGAAGA
- a CDS encoding uncharacterized protein (ID:PFLUO_000999-T1.cds;~source:funannotate) → MPASESPAYVGVAQRKQAQLSASIPAEWRLPAHLIPAGMLSPAESITDGPKKYERANVMEIPRTCGLLSSQELNITENYDVRGLVAEMAEGRLKAEEAVQAFCKRAAIAHQLTRCLTEPLFPRALQRARDLDEHLQRTGTPVGPLHGLPVSVKDTFCVEGVDSSIGLSALAFKPASANAPLVDLLQSLGAVVIAKTNIPQTLATLDSCNHLFGRTLNPLNRQWTAGGSTGGEGVLVAMHGSMVGFGTDIGGSIRVPAMCQGIYGFKPSQGRVPFGGQEGGQMAGKGRIALQAVAGPLARSVADLDAVMAEIVPRAELFGEDGIPGYWPSPSTISLSPPRNFTVGVLKTDGLVTPLPPITRILGEVANLLRRTPGVEVVDLPLPPVLPKCQALAGRLMSVDDGSNMLDLIEGMGEPLIPWLQGRMKRGKALHINQLAALQAQRAEVEKEMMKMWILSSSKHTRHIDAIICPIAPHPVPEMDRYNAVGYTSTFVLLDYPAGVVPVRPFGEKDLESGREMDAPVLGSWDKANRLLWNEKTVDRRVYLDSPLSVQVITPKQHDYDLLRAMEIVDRAVQGQSVNAKL, encoded by the exons atgcccgcATCCGAGTCACCCGCCTATGTGGGCGTCGCACAGCGTAAACAAGCCCAGCTCTCTGCATCTATCCCTGCCGAATGGCGCCTACCCGCACACCTCATTCCCGCGGGGATGCTCTCGCCCGCCGAGTCCATCACCGACGGCCCGAAGAAATACGAGCGCGCCAACGTGATGGAGATCCCGCGCACATGTGGACTTCTCAGTTCCCAAGAGCTGAATATTACTGAAAATTACGATGTGCGCGGATTAgtggcggagatggcggaggggAGATTgaaggccgaagaggcgGTGCAAGCGTTTTGCAAG AGAGCGGCAATTGCCCACCAACTCACGCGCTGTTTGACGGAACCCCTCTTCCCGCGCGCATTGCAGCGAGCGCGGGACTTGGACGAGCACCTCCAGCGCACGGGAACCCCCGTGGGCCCATTACACGGCCTTCCCGTGTCCGTCAAGGACACCTTTTGCGTAGAGGGCGTGGACTCGAGTATCGGGTTGTCAGCGCTAGCCTTTAAGCCGGCGTCGGCAAACGCACCACTCGTGGACCTACTGCAGTCGCTCGGCGCGGTGGTGATCGCCAAGACGAACATCCCACAAACCCTGGCCACGCTGGACAGCTGCAACCACCTCTTCGGGCGCACGCTGAACCCGTTGAACCGCCAGTGGACCGCTGGCGGCAGTACAGGCGGTGAGGGCGTGCTGGTCGCTATGCATGGCTCGATGGTCGGCTTCGGCACGGATATCGGCGGCAGCATCCGCGTGCCGGCTATGTGTCAGGGGATCTATGGGTTCAAGCCCAGCCAGGGACGTGTGCCGTTCGGTGGACAGGAGGGTGGGCAGATGGCTGGGAAGGGGCGCATTGCGCTGCAAGCCGTGGCTGGACCACTGGCTCGATCGGTGGCGGATCTCGACGCCGTAATGGCGGAGATTGTCCCTCGCGCGGAGCTGTTCGGCGAGGACGGCATCCCGGGATActggccatctccttccacgaTCTCCCTGTCGCCTCCACGGAATTTCACAGTGGGCGTATTAAAAACTGACGGCCTCGTCACTCCCCTACCACCAATCACACGCATCCTGGGTGAAGTCGCGAACCTCCTGCGCCGCACGCCAGGCGTCGAAGTCGTTGAtctcccactcccacccGTTCTCCCCAAATGCCAAGCCCTAGCCGGTCGCCTCATGAGTGTTGACGATGGATCCAACATGCTCGATTTGATTGAGGGCATGGGCGAGCCACTCATCCCCTGGCTGCAGGGCCGCATGAAGCGCGGCAAAGCCCTGCATATCAACCAACTGGCGGCGCTGCAGGCCCAGCGTGCagaggtcgagaaggagatgatgaagatgtggattctctcctcctccaagCATACCCGTCATATCGACGCTATCATCTGCCCCATCGCACCGCACCCCGTCCCCGAAATGGACCGCTATAATGCGGTAGGCTATACCTCCACCTTCGTGCTACTAGATTACCCGGCTGGCGTGGTTCCCGTTCGGCCGTTTGGCGAGAAAGATCTTGAAAGCGGTCGTGAAATGGATGCGCCGGTGCTAGGGAGCTGGGATAAGGCGAATCGACTATTGT GGAACGAAAAAACGGTCGACCGCCGCGTATACCTGGATTCTCCGCTCAGTGTCCAGGTTATCACGCCTAAGCAGCATGATTATGATCTGCTCCGGGCGATGGAAATTGTGGATCGCGCGGTGCAGGGGCAGAGTGTGAATGCGAAGCTATGA
- a CDS encoding uncharacterized protein (ID:PFLUO_001000-T1.cds;~source:funannotate), protein MQPLPLSVMRSPSHRVLLTTIRFNFSKAVTRRCFATHIEHSTATGEAGRHKERVIILGSGWGGYTLSRKLSPKTYSPIIISPRSYFVFTPLLTDTASGSLDFSNIVEPVRDRHAKVDFIQAAARAIDLKKKTILCEATVVKSGVTETPRTDDERQFEEGSLKPAAQRQWEQGETFEVPYDKLVIAVGAVSRTFGTPGVRENAMFFKDIGDAKRVKRRVRECFELAVLPTTTPEMRKWLLHFAIVGAGPTGTELAASLRDFIYSDMMKIYPALEGIPQIALYDIAPSVLSMFDESLSRYAVETMKSEGIDIKTSHHVQGLRWGSPGAEPPYEMDPKRCLTLKTQEEGEVGVGLCVWVTGNAMTNFVRESLGSIETFPTESARLKNDSSANMQWHYKKAPKTGALLVDGHLRVQLENEAGHTAVLQDVFALGDNAMPETGAPPATAQAAFQESKWLAAHLNRHDLANTPPFSFRNLGTLAYIGNARALMQIPHDHTKGSTRNKYLPEGLTGRTAWLVWNSAYLTMSISWRNKLRVGFRWLLNNLFGRDVSRF, encoded by the coding sequence ATGCAGCCCTTGCCATTGAGCGTGATGCGGTCTCCATCCCACCGTGTCCTCTTGACTACAATTCGATTCAACTTTTCCAAAGCTGTTACGAGGAGATGCTTCGCAACACACATCGAGCATTCCACTGCTACCGGTGAAGCTGGTCGCCACAAGGAGCGCGTCATCATTCTAGGTTCTGGCTGGGGCGGCTATACCCTATCGCGCAAACTGTCGCCCAAAACCTACTcgcccatcatcatctccccTCGCTCATACTTCGTCTTTACTCCTCTCCTCACCGATACGGCCAGCGGATCGCTGGATTTCTCCAATATCGTGGAACCGGTGCGGGATCGCCACGCCAAAGTCGACTTTATCCAAGCCGCGGCGCGTGCCATTgacctgaagaagaagacaatTCTATGCGAAGCAACCGTCGTCAAGAGCGGCGTGACCGAGACGCCGCGGACGGATGATGAGCGACAATTCGAGGAAGGTTCTCTGAAGCCAGCGGCCCAGCGTCAATGGGAACAGGGGGAAACGTTTGAGGTCCCCTATGATAAATTGGTCATTGCGGTCGGCGCCGTAAGCCGCACGTTTGGTACGCCCGGTGTGCGGGAGAACGCGATGTTCTTCAAGGATATCGGGGACGCTAAACGGGTGAAGCGCCGCGTACGTGAATGCTTCGAGCTGGCCGTCTTGCCCACAACCACTCCAGAGATGCGGAAGTGGCTGCTGCATTTCGCTATTGTTGGGGCTGGTCCCACTGGCACAGAACTGGCAGCGTCTTTGCGCGACTTTATCTATTCGGATATGATGAAGATATACCCTGCTTTGGAAGGCATTCCTCAAATCGCGTTGTATGACATTGCGCCTTCTGTCCTGTCCATGTTTGATGAGTCGCTCTCGCGATACGCAGTggagacgatgaagagcGAAGGGATCGATATCAAGACCTCCCATCATGTTCAGGGCCTGCGCTGGGGCTCTCCGGGAGCTGAGCCGCCGTATGAGATGGACCCGAAACGCTGTCTGACGCTCAAGACGcaggaggaaggagaagtCGGCGTCGGCTTGTGCGTGTGGGTGACTGGAAACGCGATGACCAACTTCGTCCGCGAGTCATTGGGGTCTATCGAAACCTTTCCAACAGAGTCGGCGCGTCTCAAGAATGATTCATCGGCGAACATGCAGTGGCACTACAAAAAAGCCCCCAAAACCGGCGCATTGCTTGTGGACGGCCATCTCCGCGTTCAACTGGAAAATGAAGCTGGCCACACGGCCGTGCTCCAAGACGTCTTCGCACTGGGCGATAATGCCATGCCCGAGACTGGCGCGCCTCCCGCCACGGCCCAGGCCGCATTCCAAGAATCCAAATGGCTGGCAGCCCATCTGAATCGCCATGACTTAGCCAACACGCCGCCTTTCTCATTCCGCAATCTCGGCACGCTGGCATACATTGGCAACGCGCGGGCGCTGATGCAGATCCCGCATGATCATACCAAGGGCAGCACGCGCAACAAGTACCTGCCCGAGGGATTGACGGGGCGCACGGCCTGGTTGGTGTGGAACTCTGCGTATCTCACGATGAGCATTAGCTGGCGTAACAAGTTGCGGGTTGGGTTTCGGTGGTTGCTGAACAATTTGTTTGGGAGGGATGTGTCGCGGTTTTAG
- a CDS encoding uncharacterized protein (ID:PFLUO_001001-T1.cds;~source:funannotate), giving the protein MANLYYLNNPPHPLWEYLSSALEEHPFFAPQGRQPHNHHRGPRQHPFGGWGATPQAEDAPQQAEEQQAGPSDKQQTEDNSSSSSDSESSDDEKKHRRGKRGGKGKRKAHGKGCGKGKHGPSHHHNGFPHQYAGPFGGPCGRGGPHHYGGPGGRWFGGRGGRGGHGGPRGWHHGPHPHHHGGPPPFARGGPGFPDFDFLRNLGSQFGFPFAEQKPEGVDFVPTVDVFDTATKYIVHVSLPGAKKEDLSIDYDAGESVLRLAGVVYRPGISEDLHQGLVMEGRAREVGVFEREVRLGSRAAPAAVVVEEISAKLEDGVLNVTVPKIQEPEVSKKKKVVVEEEVNEKEMNEKDAMHVDESESETATPDGGSEGSDAEGEAREYVKVAVQ; this is encoded by the coding sequence ATGGCGAATCTCTACTACCTCAATAACCCTCCCCATCCCCTTTGGGAATACCTCTCCAGTGCCCTTGAGGAGCATCCCTTCTTTGCTCCTCAGGGTCGCCAGCcgcacaaccaccaccgtgGCCCTCGTCAGCATCCGTTCGGAGGGTGGGGAGCTACACCCCAGGCCGAGGACGCCCCCCAACAGGCTGAGGAACAGCAAGCCGGGCCGTCCGACAAGCAACAAACCGAGGATAactcttcctcatcatcagacTCCGAGTCCTCagacgacgagaagaagcaCCGTCGCGGAAAGCGCGGTGGTAAAGGAAAACGCAAGGCTCATGGAAAGGGCTgcggcaagggcaagcaTGGACCGAGCCATCATCACAACGGATTTCCCCACCAATACGCCGGTCCCTTTGGAGGTCCTTGCGGAAGAGGTGGTCCTCACCACTATGGTGGACCCGGCGGCCGCTGGTttggaggccgaggaggtcgcgGAGGCCACGGCGGACCGCGAGGATGGCACCACGGCCCTCatccccatcaccatggaGGACCTCCTCCGTTCGCACGGGGAGGACCTGGATTCCCGGACTTCGACTTCCTACGCAACTTAGGCTCCCAGTTCGGCTTCCCGTTCGCAGAGCAGAAACCAGAGGGCGTCGACTTCGTACCAACCGTGGATGTCTTCGACACGGCAACCAAATACATCGTGCACGTCTCTCTCCCCGGcgcaaagaaagaagatctCAGCATCGATTATGACGCCGGCGAGTCCGTACTACGTCTGGCAGGTGTTGTCTACCGCCCCGGTATCAGCGAGGATCTGCACCAGGGACTCGTGATGGAAGGGCGTGCGCGCGAAGTGGGCGTGTTTGAGCGCGAGGTCCGCCTCGGCTCGCGCGCGGCTCcggctgctgttgttgtcgaggagATCTCGGCGAAACTGGAGGATGGGGTGCTTAATGTTACCGTCCCTAAAATTCAGGAGCCGGAGgtgagcaagaagaagaaggttgtGGTTGAAGAGGAGGTGaatgagaaggaaatgaatGAAAAGGATGCGATGCATGTGGATGAGAGTGAAAGTGAGACTGCTACGCCTGACGGAGGATCTGAGGGTAGCGACGCGGAGGGCGAGGCGAGGGAGTATGTCAAGGTTGCTGTGCAGTGA
- a CDS encoding uncharacterized protein (ID:PFLUO_001002-T1.cds;~source:funannotate), translated as MTARNGHPLVSYQPLRLLFQLSYIVVVIVRLPYYATISLIPFLKANRKWTAKQNFMTRIIYPLLDAVSRVGITETLTLDPGKEGKRFQTVPVSTSDVYKGPLASKTVKPAKIGGTWYPDAPGAQVTTNSVVLYFHGGAFVQGDGRTEQCGPIAKYFLDKGTADAVFCLQYRLSGHGGMNPFPAALQDALSSYLFLLQQLNILPHHIIFAGDSSGANLAVALLRYLYEFGSAIKTPTPKCAVLLSPWVDPFYLDPTGNPQRSTDFVPGTYGTWGAYSYADGCSEPWANPYITPLGHPFPTPVPMFVNAGTSELFFERITRWAVEMRGIEGKVVELHNEEDAIHDTYLIGQLMGFEESAWGVAAKVAEFVQDL; from the exons ATGACAGCCCGAAACGGACATCCCCTGGTGTCCTATCAGCCGCTAAGGCTCCTTTTCCAGCTGTCGTACATCGTCGTGGTCATCGTGCGCCTCCCATACTATGCCACTATATCTTTGATCCCGTTTCTTAAGGCAAACAGAAAATGGACCGCGAAGCAGAACTTCATGACCCGCATCATTTATCCTTTGCTGGATGCTGTGTCTCGAGTAGGAATCACGGAGACGCTCACTTTGGACCCAGGAAAGGAGGGTAAGAGGTTCCAAACGGTTCCAGTGTCCACTTCGGATGTTTACAAAGGGCCACTGGCATCCAAGACTGTCAAGCCCGCCAAGATTGGAGGAACTTGGTATCCGGATGCTCCTGGGGCGCAGGTGACTACAAACTCTGTCGTGCTTTATTTCCACGGAGGAGCCTTCGTCCAAGGCGACGGGCGGACGGAGCAGTGTGGGCCCATCGCCAAGTACTTTCTCGACAAAGGGACTGCCGATGCCGTCTTCTGCTTGCAATACCGCCTTTCAGGCCATGGGGGCATGAATCCGTTCCCAGCCGCACTACAAGACGCGCTGTCGAGCTACCTGTTTCTCCTACAGCAACTTAACATCCTGCCCCACCATATCATTTTCGCCGGCGATAGCTCCGGCGCCAACCTCGCCGTGGCCCTGCTGCGCTATCTCTATGAGTTTGGATCTGCCATCAAGACACCGACACCCAAATGCGCCGTGCTGCTTTCGCCGTGGGTCGACCCGTTCTATTTGGATCCAACAGGTAACCCGCAGCGCAGCACCGACTTCGTCCCAGGCACGTATGGTA CCTGGGGAGCCTACTCCTATGCGGACGGCTGTTCCGAGCCTTGGGCCAATCCTTACATCACGCCGCTAGGCCATCCATTTCCGACGCCTGTTCCCATGTTCGTGAATGCGGGGACCTCGGAGTTATTCTTCGAGCGCATAACACGGTGGGCCGTGGAGATGCGCGGAATTGAGGGCAAAGTAGTGGAACTACataatgaagaagacgcgATCCACGATACGTATTTGATTGGCCAACTGATGGGGTTTGAGGAGAGCGCTTGGGGCGTCGCGGCAAAGGTTGCCGAGTTTGTGCAGGACCTTTAG
- a CDS encoding uncharacterized protein (ID:PFLUO_001003-T1.cds;~source:funannotate) yields MAGATPIDIATRQSTSVSPPGQQASNLTSALQRAGSGERTGSISHHPGGGLGMFKAPPPRKDSISTATQWGNGTKPISMAGSARDKGRRESLAGSLVGGMSWGGVSVGSWIRDDIIMTGTSPFTFQSPSFHSSSYLPKLEANFMRDFSCCGVTLPTLHDLLQHYEEAHATKSPNQGHRPSQGENRAALAAAAIAQQQSQQHGNGRGLQPDRTLDMRKSQNPATPQHADLDTIDDMELDEPMGDDDASTSQLFSSQLRDGGQGGFGNSNQSSQLSLGMLPTPQGFNQSSQPGTPIGSGLPLSLQNNPTVSSVNTPTFVANPLQASQFRHTPDSSGPGTPAEIDESMLSGFGDLAMQNNGMGQNQGQFGRFSGNNNDMVDLCIDEPAKRLFSPNGGMGSPNAHFKLSGAQYGPNSDIARRIREQQLAAGVPDTTTILPNEEPKPFRCPVIGCEKAYKNQNGLKYHKAHGHNNQQLHDNADGTFSIVNPETSAPYPGTLGMEKEKPYRCEVCGKRYKNLNGLKYHKSHSPPCNPDFQLGGRNLNLGGGVMQGQNINVAGAGLPGIGEEGLL; encoded by the exons ATGGCCGGCGCTACTCCGATTGACATCGCCACTCGCCAGTCGACCTCGGTCTCCCCGCCGGGCCAGCAGGCGTCGAATCTGACGTCCGCTTTGCAAAGGGCGGGCTCCGGGGAGCGCACCGGCAGCATATCGCATCACCCCGGCGGCGGACTTGGGATGTTCAAGGCCCCTCCTCCTCGTAAGGACTCTATAAGCACCGCCACGCAATGGGGCAATGGCACCAAACCCATCTCCATGGCGGGATCAGCCCGCGACAAAGGACGCCGGGAATCGCTAGCAGGAAGTCTGGTGGGCGGAATGAGCTGGGGTGGTGTGTCTGTCGGCAGTTGGATACGAGATGA TATTATTATGACTGGCACGTCACCATTCACCTTCCAGTCGCCATCATTCCACTCGTCGTCGTACCTGCCGAAGCTCGAGGCCAACTTCATGCGGGACTTTTCGTGCTGCGGTGTGACGTTACCGACCCTCCACGACCTATTACAACACTACGAGGAAGCGCATGCGACCAAGTCGCCCAACCAAGGGCACCGGCCGAGCCAGGGTGAAAATCGAGCTGCCTTAGCGGCCGCTGCGATCGCACAGCAACAGAGCCAGCAACATGGCAATGGTCGCGGCCTGCAGCCCGACCGGACATTGGACATGCGCAAGAGTCAGAACCCAGCCACTCCCCAGCATGCGGATTTGGACACGATCGATGACATGGAGTTGGACGAGCCTATGGGAGATGACGACGCCTCCACCTCGCAGTTGTTCTCGTCCCAGTTACGTGACGGTGGACAGGGCGGGTTTGGCAACTCTAACCAGAGCAGCCAGCTGAGTCTAGGCATGCTCCCGACTCCTCAAGGCTTCAACCAGTCGTCACAACCGGGTACGCCAATCGGATCCGGGCTCCCACTTTCTCTACAGAATAACCCGACCGTCTCTTCCGTCAACACTCCCACGTTTGTGGCCAACCCTCTCCAAGCGTCCCAATTCCGCCACACGCCTGATTCCTCCGGACCCGGTACCCCAGCAGAGATTGATGAAAGCATGCTCAGTGGATTTGGCGACTTGGCAATGCAGAACAACGGAATGGGCCAAAACCAGGGCCAGTTCGGACGCTTTTCGGGGAATAATAACGACATGGTCGATCTCTGCATCGATGAGCCGGCCAAGCGCCTGTTTAGCCCCAACGGCGGCATGGGATCTCCCAACGCCCACTTCAAGCTCAGTGGAGCGCAGTACGGGCCCAACAGCGATATTGCACGACGGATCCGGGAGCAGCAACTGGCTGCCGGTGTTCCAGATACCACCACAATCCTCCCCAACGAGGAGCCCAAGCCATTCCGGTGCCCTGTCATCGGATGCGAAAAGGCATACAAGAACCAGAATGGCCTCAAGTACCACAAAGCT CACGGGCATAACAACCAGCAATTACACGATAACGCCGACGGCACTTTCTCGATCGTCAACCCAGAGACATCAGCCCCATACCCCGGAACCCTCGGcatggagaaagagaagccaTACCGGTGCGAGGTGTGCGGCAAGCGGTACAAGAACCTTAACGGGTTGAAGTACCACAAGTCGCACTCCCCACCCTGCAACCCAGATTTCCAGCTTGGAGGTCGTAATCTGAATCTAGGCGGCGGCGTGATGCAGGGACAGAACATCAACGTGGCTGGAGCTGGTCTCCCCGGAATCGGCGAGGAAGGTCTTCTATGA